The following are from one region of the Haliaeetus albicilla chromosome 24, bHalAlb1.1, whole genome shotgun sequence genome:
- the LOC104311108 gene encoding inter-alpha-trypsin inhibitor heavy chain H3, with protein sequence MENHLLLCIFLLIPAFASSDFLVAHVRNIKKRNADHDLVVNGIEIYSMKIDSKITSRFAHNVITSQAVNRGNVHKEVFFDVELPKTAFITNFSMTIDGVTYPGTIKEKEVAKKQYEKAVSKGQTAGLVKASGRKTEKFTVSVNIEAASKVTFELTYEELLKRQFGKYEMFIKVKPKQLVKDFEIEVNIFEPQGITELEAEGTFITNDLQNIIKKTFSDKKGHISFRPTLDQQRTCANCSQSVLDGDFTVRYDVKRTAPDDLQIVNGYFVHFFAPTNLPKLPKNVIFVIDISGSMSGREIEQTREALLKILDDIKEDDFFNFILFGSEVQTWKETLIKATPENLDEARKFVRGIDTAGMTNLHGGIMRGIDMLNAAHERNLVPKRSASIIIMLTDGQPNVGISNTQEIQEHVKKAIEGKYPLYNLGFGYGVDYSFLEKMALENKGLARRIYPDSDAALQLQGFYDEVSNPMLMDIELNYPENEISDLTKNSFKHFYGGSEIVVAGRFIDNNQNHLTVDVRGEGANDALLYTTQQDAQQTDKAFQEQEYIFGDYIERLWAYLTIEQLLEKRIAATGEEKENLTAKALDLSLKYKFVTPLTSMVVTKPEDYNNQDGIADKPIEAEAQAITGVTLAPQSYLYTAHPTWYTSVDGDPHFIISVPQKEDAICFNINENPGAVLNLINDPVTGITVNGELIGDKRANSDAKIQTTYFGKLGIANKHLDLKLTVTPEKITIQNGNEKTGFTWLDSVTLQQEGLTLIINRKKNLVLSMDSSASFVIVLHQVWKKHPLHQDFLGLYTLESDKLSEQTHGLLGQFFHPIDFTILEIHPGSDPKKPDATMIVKNNELTVTRGWQKDYRRDPKHGVDIPCWFVHNNGAGLIDGVHTDYVVSSLF encoded by the exons atggaaaaccatctgttgctttgtatttttttattgattCCTGCCTTTGCTTCATCAGACTTTTTGGTAGCACATGTCAGAAACATCAAG aAGCGAAATGCTGATCATGACTTG GTTGTCAATGGGATAGAAATCTATAGCATGAAAATTGATAGTAAAATAACTTCCCGATTTGCCCACAATGTCATCACCAGTCAAGCTGTCAATCGTGGAAATGTGCACAAAGAAGTCTTCTTTGATGTTGAACTCCCTAAGACAGCCTTCATTACCAACTTCAGCAT GACAATTGATGGTGTCACTTATCCTGGAAccataaaggaaaaagaagttgcaAAAAAACAATATGAGAAGGCTGTTTCAAAGGGACAGACTGCTGGTCTTGTCAA AGCttcagggagaaaaacagaaaaattcacTGTCTCTGTCAACATTGAAGCAGCCAGTAAAGTCACTTTTGAACTTACATATGAGGAACTGCTGAAGCGACAGTTTGGAAAATATGAGATGTTCATCAAAGTAAAACCAAAGCAGCTTGTCAAAGATTTTGAG ATTGAAGTAAATATCTTTGAGCCCCAGGGTATCACTGAGCTGGAAGCAGAAGGAACATTCATCACCAATGATctacaaaatataattaaaaaaactttttcagacaaaaag ggGCATATCTCTTTCAGGCCAACTCTTGATCAGCAGCGAACCTGTGCAAATTGCTCACAGTCTGTCTTGGATGGGGATTTTACTGTAAGATATGATGTGAAGAGAACAGCTCCAGATGACTTGCAG attgtCAATGGCTACTTTGTACACTTCTTTGCACCAACAAATCTACCAAAGTTGCCCaagaatgtaatttttgtaATAGATATTAGTGGCTCAATGTCTGGAAGAGAAATAGAACAG ACAAGAGAAGCACTTCTAAAAATCTTAGATGACATTAAAGAAGATGACTTCTTCAATTTCATACTGTTTGGTAGTGAAGTACAGACCTGGAAAGAAACATTAATCAAGGCCACTCCTGAGAATTTGGATGAAGCAAGGAAGTTTGTGCGGGGCATTGACACTGCAGGCA TGACAAATTTACATGGTGGTATAATGAGGGGAATTGATATGCTGAATGCTGCTCATGAAAGAAACCTTGTACCCAAGAGAAGCGCTTCTATAATTATTATGTTAACAGATGGCCAACCAAATGTAG GCATATCAAATACTCAGGAGATTCAGGAGCATGTAAAAAAAGCCATTGAAGGAAAATATCCCTTATACAATCTTGGTTTTGGCTATGGTGTTGACTACAGCTTCTTGGAGAAGATGGCGCTGGAGAATAAAGGATTGGCCCGTCGGATTTATCCTGACTCTGATGCAGCTTTACAGCTTCAG GGATTTTATGATGAGGTGTCGAATCCCATGCTCATGGATATAGAGTTAAACTacccagaaaatgaaatatcagACCTAACTAAAAACAGTTTTAAGCATTTCTATGGTGGGTCTGAGATTGTGGTGGCTGGGCGCTTTATAGACAACAACCAGAACCATTTGACTGTAGATGTGAGAGGAGAAGGC GCTAATGATGCCCTGTTATATACTACACAACAAGATGCTCAGCAAACAGATAAAGCTTTCCAGGAACAAGAATACATATTTGGAGACTACATTGAAAGGCTCTGGGCTTATCTCACCATTGAACAACTCCTGGAAAAACG TATTGCAGctacaggagaagaaaaggagaatcTTACAGCCAAAGCCCTGGATCTCTCACTAAAATACAAGTTTGTAACGCCACTGACATCCATGGTGGTAACAAAGCCAGAAGACTATAACAATCAAGATGGGATTGCTGATAAACCCATTGAAG CTGAAG CACAGGCTATCACAGGTGTTACACTGG CTCCACAATCTTACCTATATACGGCACACCCCACATGGTATACTAGTG TTGATGGAGACCCACACTTCATTATATCGGTGCCACAAAAAGAAGATGCCATTTGTTTCAATATCAATGAAAACCCAGGTGCTGTCTTAAATTTAATAAATGACCCAGTTACAG GCATCACAGTTAATGGAGAACTCATTGGTGATAAGAGAGCAAATAGTGATGCAAAGATCCAAACCACATATTTTGGAAAACTTGGGATTGCAAATAAGCACCTGGATTTAAAACTGACAGTAACTCCTGAGAAGATCACAATTCAGAATGGTAATGAAAAAACAGGTTTCACCTGGCTTGACTCAGTCACCTTGCAACAAGAAGG tttaaCTTTgataattaacagaaaaaaaaatctggtgcTCTCAATGGACAGCAGTGCCTCATTTGTTATTGTTTTGCACCAAGTATGGAAGAAACATCCTCTCCACCAAGATTTCCTAGGACTATATACATTGGAAAGTGATAAACTGTCTGAACAGACCCATGGATTATTAG GACAGTTTTTCCACCCCATTGACTTCACCATACTTGAAATTCATCCTGGGTCTGATCCCAAGAAACCAGATGCCACAATGATTGTTAAAAACAATGAACTGACAGTAACAag GGGCTGGCAGAAGGATTATAGAAGAGATCCTAAGCATGGCGTTGATATTCCTTGCTGGTTTGTTCATAACAATGGAGCTGGGCTGATAGATGGTGTTCATACGGACTATGTTGTTTCCAGTCTGTTTTAA